The Desulfobacterales bacterium DNA segment GCTTGCTGCAGGATCGATCTTAACGCCTCCCTCCGGCAGAAAAAAGAGCGGTAAAGTGGAGATCAGCATGGCGCCGGCGGCCACAAAAAAAAGCGGGCCTTCATAAAATCCCCAGCCTTCGACTTTTAGTCCCAAACCGTCATAGAGCAACCCGCCGATCCAGACACCGATCACACGTCCGACACCCCCCAGGCTGGCAAGCCACCCCTGAATGCGGCTACGCTGCTGTTCATCATAAATGTCTGAAACCAGAGCGCTCCAACTGATGTTGGACATCGACCAGAAAATTTCAATAATGGTCAATCCCAAGATAATCGCATAACCGGCAACACTGGGGGCGGAAAATTGCCGATGCACATACCAGACGGCAACCGTCCCGCAAGCCGCTAGTACTTCACCAACGATAATCAGGGTGCGGCGCATCTGGAGACGGTCGGAGAGGCGGCCCCAAACCAGGGTCTGGGCCAGCACATTGACCACCATCGGCAGCGTGGCAAACAGGGTGGTTTCAGTAACGCTGAGCCCAAGGTGATGGCGCAGGTAGATGGAAAGATACGCATAAAAAAGGCCGCGGCGAAACATGGCCAGTATTTCAAAGGACGATAAACCCGTAAAATAGCGTAAAGGCGTTGCGGGCAAGAAAACCTCTTTCGATTGGCTTATGAACGGCAATGGCAGTCCAGAATCAGGTGATTGCGCCGAGCTTCAATGGCAGTAAATCCTATTAGCACCCACCAGTCTCACCAGGATCTGTGCAATGTTTATCCAATTTAAACAGCTAAATACACTTCTGCTGCGCGCAACCATATGTCCCAAAACGGGTAGACGTCAATTAAAAATCGTTCTCGAGCACAATCCGGTAGCGCGGTTTACCTGTCCGCAACCTTTCTAATGCGTCGTTGACTTTGGACATCTCAAAGGTTTCTATCATCGGTTCGATGCTATGGCGGGCGGCAAACGCCAACATTTCGTTGATGGTGGCCGGGCTTCCCAGAGGCGATCCGCCAAAGGATTTTTGCCCGATAATCAAAGGCACGGTCGTTATCTCAACCGACGGGACCGCGCCGACAAGATGCAGTTTGCCTTTGGGACTCAAGGCGTTGAGGTAAGCATCCCAGGGCAGCGCAATATTGACGGTTACCAAGATCATGTCGAAATGTCCGGCGAGGTTTTCCAGCGCACCTGTGTCGCGGGTGCTCACATAATGATGGGCGCCCAGCTGCCGTGCCGCTTTCTCCTTTTCAGCGCTGGTGGAGAAAGCGGTTACTTCGCATCCCCAGGCTCGCAGAAATTGCAGGGCCATGTGCCCCAGGCCGCCGATACCCACC contains these protein-coding regions:
- a CDS encoding NAD(P)-dependent alcohol dehydrogenase; protein product: MKVSHCGICHSDLSMINNEWEIAEYPLVPGYEIVGEISAIGPGVSHLAKGQTVGLGWFAQSCMLCSQCMSGNHNLCANAQATIVSRHGGFADRVRAHMGWVIPLPDGVKAASAGPLFCGGITVFNPLVQNNIRPTDRVGVVGIGGLGHMALQFLRAWGCEVTAFSTSAEKEKAARQLGAHHYVSTRDTGALENLAGHFDMILVTVNIALPWDAYLNALSPKGKLHLVGAVPSVEITTVPLIIGQKSFGGSPLGSPATINEMLAFAARHSIEPMIETFEMSKVNDALERLRTGKPRYRIVLENDF
- a CDS encoding MFS transporter, encoding MPATPLRYFTGLSSFEILAMFRRGLFYAYLSIYLRHHLGLSVTETTLFATLPMVVNVLAQTLVWGRLSDRLQMRRTLIIVGEVLAACGTVAVWYVHRQFSAPSVAGYAIILGLTIIEIFWSMSNISWSALVSDIYDEQQRSRIQGWLASLGGVGRVIGVWIGGLLYDGLGLKVEGWGFYEGPLFFVAAGAMLISTLPLFFLPEGGVKIDPAASTAKDHSAKLTSTSAVYLVFLAGMVFINFGRNSIAIIFTQYLTLDTGLDLDSRTLSYIVNTQSLAIVALGWTVGWLCRRTSNGSALLIGTLAAVAGLCMLTFSTSLPMIYVACFLRGVGDAIIMAAAYTFASVLIPPQMRGRLFAWFNGTFFLSFGVAGTLIAGPIVDGLISAGYAEPWAYRFSFAAAGGLTVIGLLIQAGLLWSLKR